In Polyangia bacterium, one genomic interval encodes:
- the ybaK gene encoding Cys-tRNA(Pro) deacylase, whose product MKTNAARMLDRLGIAYELRAYDVDPENLSAENVAAKIGLPLDQVWKTLVARGDRTGVLFAVLPGSGSLDLKALARLSGDRRVETVPLKEVQPLTGYVRGGVTVLGAKKAYPVFVDETIQLFDRVAVSAGIRGTQIVLDPADYLRAVAATVGSIATL is encoded by the coding sequence GTGAAGACCAACGCCGCGCGCATGCTGGATCGCCTGGGCATCGCCTACGAGCTGCGCGCGTACGACGTCGATCCAGAGAATCTGTCGGCCGAGAACGTCGCCGCCAAGATCGGCCTGCCGCTGGATCAGGTCTGGAAGACGCTGGTGGCGCGTGGCGATCGCACCGGCGTGCTGTTCGCCGTGCTGCCGGGCAGCGGCTCGTTGGATCTGAAGGCGCTGGCGCGGCTGTCGGGCGATCGGCGCGTGGAAACCGTGCCGTTGAAAGAAGTGCAACCGCTGACTGGTTACGTCCGCGGCGGCGTCACCGTGCTGGGCGCCAAGAAGGCCTACCCGGTCTTCGTCGACGAGACCATCCAGCTTTTCGATCGCGTGGCCGTCTCCGCCGGCATCCGCGGCACCCAGATCGTCCTCGACCCCGCCGACTACCTGCGCGCCGTCGCCGCCACCGTCGGGTCGATCGCCACACTGTGA